One genomic window of Azospirillum thermophilum includes the following:
- the alaS gene encoding alanine--tRNA ligase produces the protein MQTANDIRRTFLDFFAKNGHQVVDSSPLVPRNDPTLMFTNAGMVQFKNVFTGAETRPYKRATTSQKCVRAGGKHNDLDNVGYTARHHTFFEMLGNFSFGDYFKDDAIAFAWNLVTREFGLPADKLTVTVHSSDEAAAAIWRKVAGISDDRIIRIPTDDNFWRMGDTGPCGPCSEIFFDHGPAVAGGPPGSADADGDRFIEIWNLVFMQYEQRGPDDLVPLPKPSIDTGMGLERLAAVLQGKHDNYDIDLMRALIVASAEATKTSPDGSHAVSHRVIADHLRSTSFLIADGVLPSNEGRGYVLRRIMRRAMRHAHMIGAREPLMHRLVPALIQQMGDAYPELVRARALIVETLKLEETRFKQTLDRGLRLLEDEVGRLGETQPLPGDVAFKLYDTYGFPLDLTQDVLRGQGRAVDEAGFNAAMEEQRRKARESWAGSGEAATETLWFELRDELGATEFFGYDTEVAEGKVTALVKGDSRVDSIAAGEEAMVIVNQTPFYGESGGQVGDSGVIFSATGAEFAVTDTQKKLGAVWAHVGTLGKGTLSVGDVVELRVETSRRSAIRANHSATHLLHEALRHRLGDHVTQKGSLVAPERLRFDISQPTPLSPSDVAAVEDEVNSRILANSEVITRLMSPDEAREMGAMALFGEKYGDEVRVVSMGGPHGELDRDYSIELCGGTHVRRTGDIGIFKIVSEGAVAAGVRRIEAVTGTGAKAWLSERDHLLTEAAGALKVRPEEVPARVAALVEERRKMERELAELRRQVALAGSGGGAASGGAEAKEIGGVKVLARVVDGLPAKDLKPMADELKKQVGSGVVAVIAGNDGKASIVVGVTDDLTGRLSAVDLVRAGAEALGGKGGGGRPDMAQAGGPDASLAPAAIEAIEKAVAEKAGA, from the coding sequence ATGCAGACCGCCAACGACATTCGCCGCACGTTCCTGGACTTCTTCGCCAAGAATGGCCATCAGGTCGTGGACTCGTCGCCGCTCGTCCCGCGCAACGACCCGACGCTGATGTTCACGAACGCCGGCATGGTGCAGTTCAAGAACGTCTTCACCGGGGCGGAGACGCGGCCGTACAAGCGGGCGACCACCTCGCAGAAGTGCGTGCGCGCCGGCGGCAAGCACAACGACCTGGACAATGTCGGCTACACGGCCCGGCACCACACCTTCTTCGAGATGCTGGGGAACTTCTCCTTCGGCGACTATTTCAAGGACGACGCCATCGCGTTCGCCTGGAACCTCGTCACCAGGGAGTTCGGGCTGCCGGCGGACAAGCTGACGGTCACCGTCCACAGCTCGGACGAGGCGGCGGCGGCGATCTGGCGCAAGGTCGCCGGCATTTCCGACGACCGGATCATCCGCATCCCGACCGACGACAATTTCTGGCGCATGGGCGACACCGGCCCCTGCGGCCCCTGCTCCGAGATCTTCTTCGACCACGGCCCGGCCGTGGCGGGCGGCCCGCCGGGCTCGGCCGACGCCGACGGCGACCGCTTCATCGAGATCTGGAACCTCGTGTTCATGCAGTATGAGCAGCGGGGTCCTGACGACCTCGTGCCGCTGCCCAAGCCCTCGATCGACACCGGCATGGGGCTGGAGCGTCTGGCCGCCGTCCTGCAGGGCAAGCACGACAACTACGACATCGACCTGATGCGCGCGCTGATCGTCGCGTCGGCCGAGGCGACCAAGACCTCGCCGGACGGCAGCCACGCCGTATCGCACCGGGTGATCGCCGACCATCTGCGCTCCACCTCGTTCCTGATCGCCGACGGCGTGCTGCCGTCGAACGAGGGGCGCGGCTACGTCCTGCGCCGCATCATGCGCCGGGCGATGCGCCACGCCCACATGATCGGCGCGCGTGAGCCGCTGATGCACCGTCTGGTGCCGGCGCTGATCCAGCAGATGGGTGACGCCTATCCCGAGCTGGTGCGCGCCCGCGCCCTGATCGTCGAGACGCTGAAGCTGGAGGAGACCCGCTTCAAGCAGACGCTAGACCGCGGTCTGCGCCTGCTGGAGGACGAGGTCGGCCGCCTGGGCGAGACGCAGCCGTTGCCGGGCGACGTGGCCTTCAAGCTCTACGACACCTACGGCTTCCCGCTGGACCTGACGCAGGACGTGCTGCGCGGGCAGGGCCGGGCGGTCGACGAGGCCGGCTTCAACGCCGCCATGGAGGAGCAGCGCCGCAAGGCCCGCGAATCCTGGGCCGGGTCGGGCGAGGCGGCGACCGAGACGCTGTGGTTCGAGCTGCGCGACGAGCTGGGCGCCACCGAGTTCTTCGGCTACGACACCGAGGTCGCCGAGGGCAAGGTGACGGCGCTGGTCAAGGGCGACAGCCGGGTCGACAGCATCGCCGCCGGCGAAGAGGCGATGGTGATCGTCAACCAGACTCCGTTCTACGGCGAGTCCGGCGGCCAGGTCGGCGACAGCGGCGTGATCTTCTCTGCCACCGGCGCCGAGTTCGCGGTGACCGACACCCAGAAGAAGCTGGGCGCCGTCTGGGCGCATGTCGGCACGCTGGGCAAGGGCACGCTGTCGGTCGGTGACGTGGTCGAACTGCGGGTGGAGACCTCCCGCCGCTCCGCCATCCGGGCCAACCACTCGGCGACCCATCTGCTGCATGAGGCGCTGCGCCACCGGCTGGGCGACCATGTGACCCAGAAGGGCTCGCTGGTCGCGCCGGAGCGGCTGCGCTTCGACATCAGCCAGCCGACCCCGCTCAGCCCGTCCGACGTCGCCGCGGTCGAGGACGAGGTGAACAGCCGCATCCTCGCCAACAGCGAGGTGATCACCCGCCTGATGTCGCCGGACGAGGCGCGCGAGATGGGCGCGATGGCGCTGTTCGGCGAGAAGTACGGCGACGAGGTGCGCGTGGTCTCCATGGGCGGCCCGCACGGCGAGCTCGACCGCGACTATTCGATCGAACTGTGCGGCGGCACGCATGTCCGCCGCACCGGCGACATCGGCATCTTCAAGATCGTCTCCGAAGGGGCCGTGGCCGCCGGCGTCCGCCGCATCGAGGCGGTGACCGGCACCGGCGCCAAGGCCTGGCTGTCGGAGCGCGACCATCTGCTGACCGAGGCCGCCGGCGCCCTGAAGGTCCGGCCCGAGGAGGTTCCGGCCCGCGTCGCCGCCCTGGTCGAGGAGCGCCGCAAGATGGAGCGCGAGCTGGCCGAGCTGCGCCGCCAGGTGGCGCTCGCCGGCAGCGGCGGCGGCGCCGCGTCCGGCGGGGCCGAAGCCAAGGAGATCGGCGGCGTCAAGGTGCTCGCCCGCGTGGTCGACGGCCTGCCGGCCAAGGACCTGAAGCCGATGGCCGACGAGCTGAAGAAGCAGGTCGGTTCCGGCGTCGTCGCGGTCATCGCCGGTAATGACGGCAAGGCCTCCATCGTCGTCGGCGTCACCGACGACCTGACCGGCAGGCTCAGCGCCGTCGACCTCGTCCGTGCCGGCGCCGAGGCGCTGGGCGGCAAGGGCGGCGGCGGCCGTCCCGACATGGCCCAGGCCGGCGGCCCCGATGCCTCCCTCGCCCCCGCGGCGATCGAGGCGATCGAGAAGGCGGTCGCCGAAAAGGCCGGGGCGTAA
- a CDS encoding AraC family transcriptional regulator: MTDPLAQVVGLLQPSAAFSKIVHGAGPWRVRRSESGRPFYCLVLDGSCCLTVRGKEPILLEKDDFVLIPAAHEFAMSSRDPTPWGAGDTLPVELRPGEFLLGTPDRPPEVCNLIGYCAFGSADAAILVSLLPQLIHVRGDRRLATLAQLVNEESRALRPAREVVLARLLEVLLIEALRSAAGPDGFPGLLRGLGDERLAVALRHIHERPATPWTVAQLAKEAALSRSSFFERFRRAVGVAPMEYLLHWRMALAKDMLRRKQGGIAEIAERVGYSSASTFSVAFARHVGVPPAMYARQQPAE, encoded by the coding sequence ATGACCGACCCGCTCGCGCAGGTGGTCGGCTTGCTCCAGCCGAGCGCCGCCTTCTCGAAGATCGTTCATGGCGCCGGCCCCTGGCGGGTCCGCCGATCGGAATCCGGGCGTCCGTTCTATTGTTTGGTCCTCGATGGCTCCTGCTGCCTCACCGTCCGCGGGAAGGAGCCGATCCTCCTGGAGAAGGACGATTTCGTGCTGATCCCCGCGGCGCACGAGTTCGCGATGTCCAGCCGCGACCCGACGCCGTGGGGGGCCGGCGACACGCTGCCGGTCGAACTGCGACCGGGGGAGTTCCTGCTCGGCACCCCCGACCGTCCGCCGGAGGTTTGCAATCTCATCGGCTACTGCGCCTTCGGATCGGCCGACGCGGCCATCCTGGTCTCGCTGCTTCCCCAGCTCATCCATGTTCGCGGCGACCGCAGGCTGGCGACCCTGGCGCAGCTGGTGAACGAGGAGTCGCGCGCTCTCCGGCCGGCGCGGGAGGTCGTCCTGGCACGCCTGCTTGAGGTGCTGCTGATCGAGGCCTTGCGCTCGGCGGCGGGGCCGGACGGATTCCCGGGGCTGTTGCGCGGCCTCGGCGACGAGCGTCTCGCCGTCGCCCTGCGGCACATCCACGAACGCCCGGCGACGCCGTGGACGGTTGCCCAACTGGCGAAGGAAGCCGCTTTGTCGCGGTCGAGCTTCTTCGAGCGGTTCCGGCGGGCGGTGGGTGTCGCGCCGATGGAGTATCTGCTCCATTGGCGCATGGCGCTGGCGAAGGACATGCTCCGCCGGAAACAGGGCGGAATCGCCGAGATCGCGGAACGCGTCGGCTACAGCTCCGCCAGCACCTTCAGCGTCGCCTTCGCCCGCCATGTCGGCGTGCCGCCGGCGATGTACGCCCGGCAACAACCGGCGGAGTGA
- a CDS encoding threo-3-hydroxy-L-aspartate ammonia-lyase encodes MTDTTGLAISFADVAGAAERIAGVAHRTPVLTSRTADAGTGGTLLFKCENLQRTGAFKIRGAYNAIARFTPEQRAAGVVAYSSGNHAQAIALAARLLEVRATIVMPMDAPAAKLEATRGYGGDVILYDRYAEPPEAAVARVLAERGGTLIPPFDHPHVMAGQGTVAKELIEEAGALDLLVVPTSGGGLLAGCAVAAKSLSPGCRVVGVEPETGNDAQRSLRSGAIVRIEPPRTIADGAQSRSVGQLTFPVMQRLVDDIETVSDAELVEAMRFFAGRMKLLVEPTGCLAAAAVLSGRLDVGGKRVGIVLTGGNVDLARFAALVQAA; translated from the coding sequence ATGACCGACACCACGGGCCTTGCCATCTCCTTCGCCGACGTGGCGGGGGCGGCGGAGCGGATCGCCGGCGTCGCCCACCGCACGCCGGTCCTGACCAGCCGGACCGCCGACGCGGGGACCGGCGGGACCCTGCTGTTCAAGTGCGAGAATCTGCAGCGCACCGGCGCCTTCAAGATTCGCGGCGCCTACAACGCCATCGCCCGGTTCACGCCGGAGCAGCGCGCCGCCGGGGTCGTCGCCTATTCCTCCGGCAACCACGCCCAGGCGATCGCGCTGGCGGCCCGCCTGCTGGAGGTGAGGGCGACCATCGTGATGCCGATGGATGCCCCTGCCGCGAAGCTGGAGGCGACGCGCGGCTACGGCGGCGACGTGATCCTCTACGACCGCTATGCCGAGCCACCCGAGGCCGCGGTCGCCCGCGTGCTGGCCGAGCGGGGCGGTACCCTCATCCCGCCCTTCGACCATCCGCATGTGATGGCCGGGCAGGGGACCGTCGCCAAGGAACTGATCGAGGAGGCCGGCGCGCTCGACCTGCTGGTGGTGCCGACCAGCGGCGGCGGGCTGCTCGCCGGCTGCGCGGTCGCCGCGAAGAGCCTCAGTCCCGGCTGCCGCGTCGTCGGCGTCGAGCCGGAGACGGGCAACGACGCCCAGCGGAGCCTGCGCAGCGGCGCCATCGTCCGCATCGAACCGCCGCGGACCATCGCCGACGGTGCGCAGAGCCGGAGCGTCGGCCAGCTCACCTTCCCGGTGATGCAGCGGCTGGTCGACGACATCGAGACGGTCAGCGACGCCGAGCTGGTCGAGGCCATGCGCTTCTTCGCCGGCCGGATGAAGCTCCTGGTGGAGCCGACCGGTTGTCTCGCCGCCGCCGCCGTCCTGTCCGGGCGTCTCGATGTAGGCGGCAAGCGCGTCGGCATCGTGCTGACCGGCGGCAACGTCGACCTCGCCCGCTTCGCGGCACTCGTCCAGGCGGCATAG
- a CDS encoding DUF1127 domain-containing protein — MRKFEATDSNGPSLAAVQVTVRGVSTWVRPLWKIVDMLFDACERSRQRRALMALDDYLLKDIGISRTDAEHEVRKPFWRG, encoded by the coding sequence ATGCGCAAGTTCGAAGCGACCGACAGCAACGGCCCGTCCCTGGCCGCCGTCCAGGTCACCGTGCGCGGGGTTTCCACCTGGGTCCGCCCGCTGTGGAAAATCGTCGACATGCTGTTCGACGCCTGCGAGCGGTCGCGGCAGCGCCGCGCGCTGATGGCGCTTGACGATTATTTGCTGAAGGATATCGGCATCAGCCGGACCGACGCCGAGCACGAGGTCCGCAAACCCTTCTGGAGAGGCTGA
- the glmM gene encoding phosphoglucosamine mutase, translated as MTRHLFGTDGIRGTANIEPMTAETALRVAMATALQFRRGDHRHRVVIGKDTRLSGYMLEPALTAGFISMGMDVVLVGPLPTPAVAMLTRSLRADMGVMISASHNPYQDNGIKLFGPDGYKLSDDVEIEIERRMEQPFGPDLAGPAVLGRASRMEDATGRYIEYVKNTFPRGLRLDGLKIVVDCANGAAYKVAPKVLYELGADVIPVGITPDGTNINKGCGATATQSLQEQVVAHGAHLGIALDGDADRLIMVDEAGRAIDGDQLMGLIAGSWAREEKLRGGGLVATVMSNLGLERHLTGLGLHLARTPVGDRYVVERMREQGYNVGGEQSGHVVLSDYSTTGDGLIAALQVLAVLIQADGRPASEVCRVFAPVPQLLTNVRFAAGSKPLESAAVKQAIREGEARLAASGRLLIRKSGTEPVIRVMAEGDDAALVAEVVGDIAAMIKATAEAETAEA; from the coding sequence ATGACGCGACACCTGTTCGGCACCGACGGCATCCGCGGTACGGCCAACATCGAGCCGATGACCGCCGAAACCGCTTTGCGGGTGGCGATGGCGACGGCGCTGCAGTTCCGCCGGGGCGACCACCGCCACCGCGTGGTGATCGGCAAGGACACCCGGTTGTCCGGCTACATGCTGGAACCGGCGCTGACCGCCGGCTTCATCTCCATGGGGATGGACGTGGTGCTGGTCGGCCCGCTGCCGACCCCGGCGGTGGCCATGCTGACCCGCTCGCTGCGCGCCGACATGGGCGTCATGATCTCGGCCTCGCACAACCCCTACCAGGACAACGGCATCAAGCTGTTCGGCCCGGACGGCTACAAGCTGTCGGACGACGTGGAGATCGAGATCGAGCGGCGGATGGAACAGCCCTTCGGCCCCGATCTCGCCGGCCCCGCCGTGCTCGGCCGCGCCAGCCGCATGGAGGACGCGACCGGCCGCTACATCGAGTATGTGAAGAACACCTTCCCGCGCGGCCTGCGGCTCGACGGCCTGAAGATCGTCGTCGATTGCGCCAACGGCGCCGCCTACAAGGTGGCTCCCAAAGTGCTCTACGAGCTGGGCGCCGACGTCATCCCGGTCGGCATCACGCCGGACGGCACCAACATCAACAAAGGCTGCGGCGCCACCGCCACCCAGTCCCTGCAGGAACAGGTGGTCGCCCATGGCGCCCATCTGGGCATCGCGCTGGACGGCGACGCCGACCGGCTGATCATGGTGGACGAGGCCGGCCGCGCCATCGACGGCGACCAGCTCATGGGCCTGATCGCGGGATCCTGGGCGCGGGAGGAGAAGCTGCGCGGCGGCGGCCTCGTCGCGACCGTCATGTCGAACCTGGGGCTGGAGCGGCACCTCACCGGCCTCGGCCTGCATCTCGCCCGCACGCCGGTCGGCGACCGCTACGTCGTCGAGCGGATGCGCGAGCAGGGCTACAATGTCGGCGGCGAGCAGTCGGGCCATGTCGTGCTGTCGGACTATTCGACCACCGGCGACGGACTGATCGCGGCGCTGCAGGTGCTGGCGGTGCTGATCCAGGCCGACGGCCGTCCGGCCAGCGAGGTCTGCCGGGTCTTCGCCCCGGTCCCGCAGCTCCTGACCAACGTCCGCTTCGCCGCGGGTTCCAAGCCGCTGGAGAGCGCCGCCGTCAAGCAGGCGATCCGCGAGGGCGAGGCACGGCTGGCGGCGTCCGGCCGGCTGCTGATCCGCAAATCGGGCACCGAACCGGTCATCCGCGTGATGGCGGAGGGCGACGACGCCGCCCTGGTCGCGGAGGTGGTCGGCGACATCGCGGCCATGATAAAAGCCACCGCAGAGGCCGAGACTGCGGAGGCGTAA
- a CDS encoding GNAT family N-acetyltransferase, with protein sequence MTDTFITYAIEPDLTADDFVDVLERSGLAERRPVSDRPRVEAMLRNAQLIITARADGALIGVARSVTDFVYCCYLSDLAVDRAWQGHGIGKELMRRTRDAVGEGTMCLLLSAPKAVSFYEAAGLQRHPQAFLFTDLK encoded by the coding sequence ATGACCGATACCTTCATCACCTACGCCATCGAACCCGACCTGACGGCCGACGATTTCGTCGACGTGCTGGAGCGGTCGGGCCTGGCGGAGCGCCGGCCGGTCTCCGACCGGCCGCGCGTGGAGGCGATGCTCCGCAACGCGCAGCTCATCATCACGGCACGGGCGGACGGCGCCCTGATTGGCGTCGCCCGCTCGGTCACCGACTTTGTCTATTGCTGCTACCTGTCGGACCTGGCGGTCGATCGCGCCTGGCAGGGACACGGCATCGGCAAGGAGCTGATGCGCCGCACGCGCGACGCGGTGGGCGAGGGGACGATGTGCCTGCTCCTTTCCGCGCCCAAGGCGGTGAGCTTCTACGAGGCGGCCGGGCTGCAGCGGCACCCGCAGGCCTTCCTCTTCACCGACCTCAAGTAA
- a CDS encoding PLP-dependent aminotransferase family protein: protein MTPWTPDLAGRTGPRYRAIADALADDIAAGRLAAGTRLPTHRELAYQLGVTVGTITRAYAEAEKRGLIGGEVGRGTFVQGHRLDRGRALPMPEGEDLEAVNMTVVHPQHSVADQMFGPTLAAIAASGQAVQFLAYPPHAGLPAHRAAGARWLERHHRLEATADSVVLTTGAQNAMAVALAAVARPGDVVLTERLTNYGMKTIAATMGYYLEGIAIDEHGIVPDAFDSACRRLGPKALYFVPTIQNPTAVMTPYERRLEIVEIARRHSVVLIEDDVFGHLVDDATPLQAIAPDITLHVNSVSKSMSAGLRVGYVVAPPSLRPRVEATVRALQYAAPGLAAEVATRWINDGTGDRIVEVQRAEDRVRRQIARAILPPSVVSGDPAAPFLWLVLPEPWRRDDFIAEARRRGAIVTGADVFAVGRSSAPHAVRVALSKPPSREEAERGLRALAATLDAPATAPLSIV, encoded by the coding sequence ATGACACCCTGGACTCCGGATCTGGCCGGGCGCACCGGTCCCCGCTACCGCGCCATTGCCGACGCACTGGCCGACGACATCGCCGCCGGCCGGCTCGCTGCCGGCACGCGGCTTCCCACCCATCGCGAGCTCGCCTACCAGCTCGGCGTCACCGTCGGCACCATCACCCGCGCCTATGCCGAGGCGGAGAAGCGCGGGCTGATCGGCGGCGAGGTCGGGCGCGGCACCTTCGTGCAGGGACACCGGCTGGACCGCGGCCGGGCGCTGCCCATGCCCGAGGGGGAGGACCTGGAGGCGGTCAACATGACCGTCGTCCATCCCCAGCACAGCGTCGCCGACCAGATGTTCGGCCCGACGCTGGCCGCCATCGCCGCCTCCGGACAGGCGGTGCAGTTCCTGGCCTATCCGCCCCATGCCGGCCTGCCGGCCCACCGGGCGGCCGGCGCCCGCTGGCTGGAGCGGCACCATCGGCTGGAGGCGACCGCCGACTCGGTCGTGCTGACCACCGGGGCACAGAACGCCATGGCCGTGGCGCTCGCCGCCGTCGCGCGACCCGGCGACGTGGTGCTGACCGAGCGGCTGACCAACTACGGCATGAAGACCATCGCCGCGACGATGGGCTACTACCTGGAAGGAATAGCGATCGACGAGCACGGAATCGTGCCGGACGCGTTCGACAGCGCCTGCCGGCGGCTGGGCCCCAAGGCGCTCTATTTCGTGCCGACCATCCAGAATCCGACGGCCGTGATGACGCCCTACGAACGCCGGCTGGAGATCGTGGAGATCGCCCGGCGGCATTCGGTGGTGCTGATCGAGGACGATGTCTTCGGCCATCTGGTCGATGACGCCACGCCGCTCCAGGCCATCGCGCCGGACATCACGCTGCACGTCAACAGCGTGTCGAAGAGCATGAGCGCCGGGCTGCGCGTCGGCTACGTCGTGGCGCCGCCGTCCCTGCGCCCACGGGTGGAGGCGACGGTCCGCGCCCTGCAATATGCGGCGCCGGGGTTGGCGGCGGAGGTGGCGACGCGCTGGATCAACGACGGCACCGGAGACCGGATCGTCGAGGTCCAGCGGGCCGAGGACCGGGTGCGCCGGCAGATCGCCCGCGCGATCCTGCCGCCATCCGTGGTGTCCGGCGATCCGGCGGCGCCGTTCCTCTGGCTGGTGCTTCCCGAGCCCTGGCGGCGTGACGACTTCATCGCGGAGGCCCGCCGCCGCGGCGCCATCGTGACCGGGGCCGACGTCTTCGCGGTCGGCCGCAGCAGCGCGCCCCATGCCGTGCGCGTGGCTCTCAGCAAGCCGCCCAGCCGGGAGGAGGCGGAACGCGGGCTGCGGGCACTGGCCGCAACCCTGGACGCCCCGGCCACCGCCCCGCTGTCGATCGTCTGA
- a CDS encoding SDR family oxidoreductase, with product MKTILVTGCSSGFGLETARHFLGRDWTVIATMRTPRDDLMPRSDRLRILRLDVTDPDSIRRAVDEAGPVDVLVNNAGIGLLNALEGVPMEAVREIFDTNTFGTIAMTQAVLPQFRERRSGVIINITSSVTLKPLHLLSVYTASKAAVNAFTESLALELEPFDVRAHLVLPGRAPDTAFSKTAQSRMKDGIPPAYAPLAQSVFAAWQQPSLVTRPADVADAVWRAATDPASPMRLVAGADAVSLASQS from the coding sequence ATGAAGACCATTCTCGTCACCGGCTGCTCGTCCGGATTCGGACTGGAAACCGCCCGTCACTTCCTCGGCCGCGATTGGACGGTCATCGCGACCATGCGGACGCCGCGCGACGACCTGATGCCCCGATCGGACCGCCTGCGCATCCTGCGCCTCGACGTCACCGATCCCGACAGCATCCGGCGCGCGGTCGACGAGGCCGGTCCGGTCGACGTGCTGGTCAACAACGCGGGGATCGGCCTTCTGAACGCGCTGGAAGGCGTCCCGATGGAGGCGGTGCGCGAGATCTTCGACACCAATACCTTCGGCACCATCGCGATGACGCAGGCGGTGCTGCCGCAGTTCAGAGAGCGGCGGTCGGGTGTCATCATCAACATCACCTCCAGCGTCACCCTGAAGCCGCTGCATCTGCTTTCGGTCTACACGGCGAGCAAGGCGGCGGTGAACGCCTTCACGGAATCCCTGGCGCTGGAACTGGAGCCGTTCGATGTGCGCGCGCATCTGGTTCTTCCGGGCCGGGCGCCGGACACCGCCTTCTCGAAGACCGCACAGTCCCGCATGAAGGACGGCATCCCGCCGGCCTATGCCCCACTGGCGCAGAGCGTGTTCGCCGCCTGGCAGCAGCCGTCCCTGGTCACCCGGCCAGCCGACGTGGCGGACGCGGTCTGGCGGGCCGCCACCGATCCGGCCAGCCCGATGCGGCTCGTCGCCGGCGCGGACGCCGTGTCGCTCGCCTCGCAGTCCTGA
- the folP gene encoding dihydropteroate synthase, whose translation MTPSNPPAKPQPAKPQPARSAAGSLAAFCPWAGEAGVRVYLRPVGLLPIAAWAKGAAVPLAGGRFAFATAELIVRRAGRIERAFAPLAEVMAWGWERGREVAARLDRQLGALTRGRPPFGGLDLGRPLVMGIVNVTPDSFSDGGDFLDPAAAIRHGEAMLEAGADILDVGGESTRPGADPVPPEVEEARVLPVIRHFAEKGACVSVDTRHARVMASALAAGARIVNDIAGLADPEALPVVARTGAPVVVMHMQGEPGTMQQNPVYEDAALDVFDWLEALVERCAAAGVPAERIAVDPGIGFGKTVEHNLEILRHTALYHALGCPVLIGLSRKSFIGRQSRGEPPKERLAGSLAAGIACWDQGAQILRVHDVAETVQARAVWEGLHPARPGGV comes from the coding sequence ATGACCCCTTCCAATCCGCCTGCCAAGCCGCAACCGGCCAAACCCCAGCCGGCCCGATCGGCCGCCGGGTCGCTCGCCGCCTTCTGTCCCTGGGCGGGGGAGGCGGGGGTGCGTGTCTATCTGCGGCCGGTCGGGCTGCTGCCGATCGCCGCCTGGGCCAAGGGGGCGGCGGTGCCGCTGGCCGGCGGCCGCTTCGCCTTCGCCACCGCCGAGCTGATCGTCCGCCGGGCGGGCCGCATCGAGCGCGCCTTCGCGCCGCTGGCGGAGGTCATGGCCTGGGGTTGGGAGCGGGGGCGCGAGGTGGCGGCCCGGCTCGACCGGCAGCTCGGCGCGTTGACGCGGGGGCGGCCGCCCTTCGGCGGGCTCGACCTCGGCCGGCCGCTGGTCATGGGCATCGTCAACGTGACGCCGGACAGCTTCTCCGACGGCGGCGACTTCCTCGATCCCGCCGCGGCGATCCGCCATGGCGAGGCCATGCTGGAGGCCGGGGCCGACATCCTGGACGTCGGCGGCGAGTCCACCCGTCCCGGAGCCGATCCGGTCCCGCCGGAGGTGGAGGAGGCGCGCGTGCTGCCGGTCATCCGGCATTTCGCGGAGAAGGGCGCCTGCGTCTCCGTCGATACCCGCCATGCGCGGGTGATGGCGTCGGCGCTGGCGGCCGGCGCACGGATCGTCAACGACATCGCCGGCCTTGCCGACCCGGAGGCGCTGCCGGTCGTCGCCCGGACCGGCGCGCCGGTGGTCGTCATGCACATGCAGGGTGAGCCGGGCACCATGCAGCAGAACCCGGTCTATGAGGACGCGGCCCTCGACGTCTTCGACTGGCTGGAGGCGCTGGTGGAGCGCTGTGCCGCCGCCGGCGTGCCGGCGGAGCGGATCGCGGTCGATCCGGGCATCGGCTTCGGCAAGACGGTGGAGCACAATCTGGAGATCCTGCGCCACACGGCGCTCTATCACGCGCTGGGCTGCCCGGTGCTGATCGGGCTGTCGCGCAAGAGCTTCATCGGCCGCCAGTCGCGTGGCGAGCCGCCGAAGGAGCGGCTGGCCGGCTCGCTCGCCGCCGGGATCGCCTGCTGGGACCAGGGAGCGCAGATCCTGCGCGTCCACGACGTGGCGGAGACCGTCCAGGCGCGGGCGGTGTGGGAAGGGCTGCATCCGGCCCGGCCGGGCGGGGTGTAG
- the thiD gene encoding bifunctional hydroxymethylpyrimidine kinase/phosphomethylpyrimidine kinase: protein MKGRVLIVAGSDSGGGAGIQADIKAVSALDAYAATAIAALTAQNTQGVFGVVPVDPAFVALQMKVVLEDIGADAIKLGMLGNSAVIEAVAAEIEARAINIPLVVDPVMVAKSGHFLLEPDAVLSLRKRLLPYAEIVTPNLPEAQALTDIEVKDLDGMRQAAELLLSFGPKAVLLKGGHLESDTLFDLLVTEDGEELFRGERVHTPHTHGTGCTMASAIAAGLAQGMGVRDAVARARAYVETAILTAPGLGHGHGPLNHLHTVRPFP, encoded by the coding sequence ATGAAGGGACGGGTCCTGATCGTCGCCGGCTCCGATTCCGGGGGCGGGGCGGGCATCCAGGCCGACATCAAGGCGGTCAGTGCGCTCGACGCCTATGCGGCGACCGCCATCGCCGCCCTGACCGCCCAGAACACCCAGGGCGTGTTCGGGGTCGTGCCGGTCGATCCCGCCTTCGTCGCCCTGCAGATGAAGGTGGTGCTGGAGGACATCGGGGCCGACGCCATCAAGCTGGGCATGCTCGGCAACAGCGCGGTGATCGAGGCGGTCGCGGCCGAGATCGAGGCGCGGGCGATCAACATCCCACTGGTCGTCGATCCGGTGATGGTCGCCAAGAGCGGCCACTTCCTGCTGGAGCCGGACGCCGTGCTCAGCCTGCGCAAGCGCCTGCTGCCCTATGCGGAGATCGTCACCCCGAACCTGCCGGAGGCGCAGGCCCTGACCGACATCGAGGTGAAGGACCTCGACGGCATGCGGCAGGCGGCCGAGCTTCTGTTGTCCTTCGGGCCGAAGGCCGTTCTGCTGAAGGGCGGCCATCTGGAGAGCGACACGCTGTTCGACCTGCTGGTGACCGAGGATGGGGAGGAGCTGTTCCGCGGCGAGCGGGTCCACACCCCGCACACCCACGGCACCGGCTGCACCATGGCGTCGGCCATCGCCGCCGGGCTGGCCCAGGGAATGGGCGTGCGCGACGCGGTGGCGCGGGCGCGGGCCTATGTGGAGACGGCGATCCTCACCGCGCCCGGTCTGGGGCATGGGCACGGGCCGTTGAACCACCTGCACACGGTTCGCCCCTTCCCCTGA